One part of the Elusimicrobiota bacterium genome encodes these proteins:
- a CDS encoding aconitate hydratase, protein MKKNLTQKIIEKHLIEGKLQSGEEIVIRIDQTLTQDATGTLAYLEFEAINTSKIKTKLSVSYIDHNTLQTGFENADDHKYLQSIAEKYGLYFSPNGNGVCHQVHLERFAKPGETLIGSDSHTPTAGALGMLAIGVGGLDVAYALATGRFYFKMPKVINIKLFGKLTGWASAKDIILELLRRLTVKGGVGKIFEYTGDGLKYLTIPERATITNMGAELGLTTSIFPSDEQTKKILKLQKREKDWEAISADKDAVYDEIIEIDLSKIVPLVACPHSPDNVKPVSEVAGKKVDQVIIGSCTNSSLYDLLLIAKILKGKKVKVPTIISPGSKQVLVNLIKIGALSNLLSSGVRILEPACGPCIGLGCAPNSGGVSLRTFNRNFRGRSGTGDASVFLSSPAVAAFSALNGNITLPSGKIPVIKLPEKIETVSNLIIPRRQSISNDIVYRGKNIKPIEKLPEIENSITAQVVVKFRDNITTDDILPAGSKILPLRSNIPAISEYLFSKIDPDFVKRLEAKKEGIIVAGENYGQGSSREHAALCPRYLGVKAIIAKSYARIHKSNLVNFGIMPLIFENPSDYDRIEMSDKMKLMNIRDSVVQKNITVKNLTKNFVFKTKLDLTERELKILLAGGLLNYRG, encoded by the coding sequence ATGAAAAAAAATCTCACACAGAAAATTATTGAAAAACATTTAATTGAAGGCAAATTGCAATCTGGTGAAGAGATAGTTATCAGAATAGACCAGACGCTTACTCAGGATGCGACTGGCACACTTGCATATCTTGAGTTTGAGGCAATAAATACTAGCAAAATCAAAACCAAACTTTCCGTTTCATATATTGACCACAATACTTTACAGACGGGTTTTGAGAATGCGGATGACCATAAATACTTACAGTCAATCGCTGAAAAATATGGTTTGTATTTTTCACCAAATGGAAACGGTGTTTGCCATCAGGTTCATTTGGAAAGATTTGCTAAACCCGGTGAAACACTTATTGGTTCGGATTCGCATACACCAACCGCAGGTGCGTTAGGGATGCTCGCAATTGGTGTTGGTGGATTAGATGTCGCATATGCGCTTGCAACTGGTAGATTTTATTTCAAAATGCCAAAAGTTATCAATATAAAACTTTTTGGAAAATTGACTGGCTGGGCGTCTGCAAAAGATATTATTTTAGAACTTTTGAGACGCTTAACTGTAAAAGGCGGTGTTGGTAAAATTTTTGAATACACAGGTGATGGACTAAAATATCTAACTATTCCTGAGCGAGCAACAATTACAAATATGGGTGCTGAACTGGGCTTGACAACTTCTATTTTTCCATCAGACGAACAGACAAAAAAAATTCTGAAATTACAAAAACGAGAAAAAGATTGGGAAGCAATTTCGGCTGATAAAGATGCTGTATATGACGAAATAATAGAAATTGATTTATCAAAAATTGTACCGCTTGTCGCCTGTCCGCATTCGCCTGATAATGTTAAACCGGTGAGCGAGGTAGCAGGTAAAAAAGTAGACCAAGTGATTATTGGTTCCTGTACGAATTCGTCATTATACGATTTACTACTGATTGCAAAAATACTGAAAGGTAAAAAGGTGAAAGTGCCGACAATCATTTCACCTGGCTCAAAACAGGTTCTTGTCAATTTGATAAAAATAGGTGCGTTATCTAATTTGCTGTCAAGTGGTGTTCGGATTCTGGAACCTGCGTGTGGGCCTTGTATCGGACTGGGTTGTGCACCTAATTCTGGCGGTGTATCACTGCGAACTTTTAACAGAAATTTTAGAGGCAGAAGCGGAACTGGCGATGCTTCAGTTTTTCTATCGTCGCCTGCGGTTGCTGCATTTTCTGCGTTGAACGGAAACATTACACTGCCATCGGGCAAAATACCAGTAATAAAATTACCCGAAAAAATAGAAACAGTTAGTAATTTAATAATTCCTCGTCGGCAAAGTATATCAAATGATATAGTTTACCGAGGGAAAAATATAAAGCCGATTGAAAAATTGCCAGAAATTGAGAACAGTATCACAGCCCAAGTTGTTGTTAAATTCAGAGACAATATAACAACTGACGATATACTGCCTGCCGGTAGTAAGATACTGCCACTTCGGTCAAATATACCTGCTATTTCAGAATACCTGTTTTCTAAAATTGACCCTGATTTTGTTAAGCGACTGGAAGCAAAAAAAGAAGGTATAATTGTAGCAGGTGAGAATTACGGGCAGGGTTCTTCGCGGGAGCACGCGGCATTGTGTCCACGCTATCTCGGTGTAAAAGCGATTATTGCAAAATCATATGCGAGAATCCATAAATCAAACCTTGTCAATTTCGGTATAATGCCGTTGATTTTTGAGAACCCATCGGATTATGATAGAATTGAAATGTCTGATAAAATGAAATTGATGAATATCAGGGATTCGGTAGTTCAGAAAAATATTACAGTAAAAAACCTTACAAAAAATTTTGTATTCAAAACAAAACTTGATTTAACCGAAAGAGAATTAAAAATTCTTTTAGCCGGCGGGTTGTTGAACTACAGAGGTTGA
- the amrB gene encoding AmmeMemoRadiSam system protein B, whose product MVREPAVAGQFYPANKTELSKMIDNFLAKTKKQNLDGKIVGLISPHAGYVFSGQTAAWSFKQIEGEKIDTVILVGPSHNYHIRGAAVWTDGSFSTPLGNVEIDEQIIKQLLTSKIIIANNNVHIPEHSLEVQLPFLQQILKNFKLVVILINEIQDYKQTAEIIAKIVKESKKSILLVASTDMTHYPRKKDAELVDTDILKTIEKFNPSELIQADEKWLSKGITELHCTLCGLTAVLTVMEASKLLGAEKSVVINYSNSAGSPYGDESRVVGYGAVAFVKQNQKSKIKNQKLETKEFSLTKESQKELLNIARQSIESYLSDGKIPKFSTKNPELLNDGAVFVTLEKNHQLRGCIGTTEARMPLYQAVSQLAIAAATEDHRFPPVTKTELNDIEIEISVLSPLKKIASADEIVERKHGVVVRKGFRSGLFLPQVWEHPELSKKEAFLSELCRQKAGLEPGAWKKGDVDLYIFTVFAFKE is encoded by the coding sequence ATGGTACGCGAACCTGCGGTTGCAGGACAGTTCTATCCTGCGAATAAAACCGAACTTTCTAAAATGATAGATAATTTTTTAGCAAAAACAAAAAAGCAAAATCTTGATGGTAAAATTGTTGGGTTGATTTCACCGCATGCTGGCTATGTGTTTTCAGGACAGACAGCAGCTTGGAGTTTTAAACAGATTGAAGGCGAAAAAATAGACACAGTGATTCTGGTTGGCCCAAGTCATAATTATCATATAAGAGGTGCAGCAGTTTGGACAGATGGTAGTTTTTCAACTCCGTTAGGAAATGTAGAAATTGATGAACAGATTATAAAACAACTTCTTACATCAAAAATTATTATAGCCAATAACAATGTCCATATTCCAGAACATTCGTTAGAAGTTCAACTTCCATTTTTACAACAGATTCTAAAAAATTTTAAACTTGTTGTTATTCTTATAAACGAGATTCAGGACTACAAGCAAACAGCAGAAATAATTGCTAAAATAGTGAAAGAAAGCAAAAAATCTATTCTGCTTGTTGCATCTACTGATATGACGCATTACCCGAGAAAAAAAGATGCAGAACTGGTTGATACCGATATTCTGAAAACAATAGAAAAATTTAATCCATCAGAATTGATACAGGCAGACGAAAAATGGCTCTCAAAAGGAATTACGGAACTGCACTGTACACTTTGCGGGCTTACTGCCGTGTTGACCGTGATGGAGGCATCAAAACTTTTAGGTGCGGAGAAGTCGGTAGTAATAAATTATTCTAATTCCGCTGGCTCACCATATGGTGATGAAAGTCGGGTTGTTGGATATGGAGCGGTAGCGTTTGTGAAACAAAATCAAAAATCAAAAATCAAAAATCAAAAATTAGAAACGAAAGAGTTTTCACTGACGAAAGAATCACAAAAAGAATTATTAAACATTGCAAGGCAATCTATTGAGAGTTATTTAAGTGACGGTAAAATTCCGAAATTTTCAACAAAAAATCCAGAACTTCTCAACGATGGTGCGGTATTTGTTACACTTGAAAAAAATCATCAATTGCGTGGTTGTATTGGCACAACAGAAGCAAGAATGCCGTTATATCAGGCGGTTTCGCAACTTGCGATTGCAGCGGCAACTGAAGATCACAGGTTCCCGCCTGTCACAAAAACTGAATTGAACGATATAGAAATTGAAATTTCGGTATTGTCACCACTAAAAAAAATTGCTTCAGCCGACGAGATTGTTGAACGCAAACACGGTGTTGTTGTCAGAAAGGGGTTTCGGTCTGGATTATTTTTACCACAGGTTTGGGAACATCCTGAACTTTCTAAAAAAGAAGCGTTTCTATCGGAATTATGCCGGCAGAAGGCGGGACTTGAACCGGGTGCGTGGAAAAAAGGCGATGTGGATTTATATATATTTACCGTCTTTGCATTTAAAGAATAA
- a CDS encoding DUF1015 domain-containing protein, with the protein MPKIIPFCATRYSKTDISDLICPPYDIISDRERQLLLKKSPYNAVRIELPENYSTAKQEFDLWKSKQILVKDKKPAFYFYEQSFKFKGKRYTRCGFFALLKTEKFGNKGGIFPHEKTYTAPKLDRLNLLKATNINTSPIFCLFSNTKSVFRKINDKIKKYAPSAFTKSRDISEKMWVIDDDKTILLLKNLLKNNKILIADGHHRYETFYEYTGGGYILVFLCPFEDKGLLILPTHRLVKKWTDRDIRGLFRVFKLNKEWNFKFYIKNRFFYMKAPNTIVAMTTPIEYLHSTILKDKEISYTKNEQEAIKKVKSGEFAAAVIVKPLTIKHLKSVVDRKIVLPQKSTYFYPKVSTGVVFNELG; encoded by the coding sequence ATGCCAAAAATTATTCCGTTTTGTGCGACAAGATATAGTAAAACAGATATTTCTGATTTGATATGCCCGCCTTACGATATTATTTCAGATAGAGAGCGGCAACTGCTTCTGAAGAAAAGTCCGTATAATGCGGTACGGATTGAACTGCCAGAAAATTATAGCACAGCAAAGCAGGAATTTGATTTATGGAAATCAAAACAAATTTTGGTAAAAGATAAAAAACCAGCATTTTATTTTTACGAACAAAGCTTTAAGTTCAAAGGTAAAAGATATACAAGATGTGGTTTTTTTGCGCTTTTAAAGACCGAAAAATTTGGCAATAAGGGGGGTATTTTTCCACACGAAAAAACATATACAGCACCTAAATTAGACCGCCTGAATCTTCTAAAAGCGACCAATATAAATACAAGCCCGATATTCTGTCTTTTTTCAAATACAAAAAGTGTTTTTAGGAAAATTAACGACAAAATAAAAAAATACGCACCATCAGCATTTACAAAATCCAGAGATATTTCGGAAAAAATGTGGGTTATTGACGACGACAAAACGATTCTTCTGCTTAAAAATCTGCTGAAAAATAATAAAATACTGATTGCGGATGGACATCACAGGTATGAGACATTTTACGAATATACAGGCGGTGGCTATATTTTAGTGTTTTTATGCCCATTTGAAGACAAAGGACTGTTAATACTTCCAACACATCGGCTTGTTAAAAAATGGACCGATAGAGATATCCGTGGTTTATTTCGTGTGTTCAAATTGAATAAAGAATGGAATTTCAAGTTTTACATTAAAAACCGATTTTTTTATATGAAAGCCCCGAATACAATTGTCGCAATGACAACACCAATAGAATATCTGCATTCAACAATCTTAAAAGATAAAGAAATCAGTTATACAAAAAATGAACAAGAAGCCATAAAAAAAGTTAAGAGTGGCGAATTTGCCGCAGCGGTTATTGTGAAACCGTTAACAATTAAACACTTAAAATCTGTTGTAGATAGAAAAATTGTTTTACCTCAGAAATCCACTTATTTTTATCCAAAGGTATCAACAGGAGTTGTATTCAATGAATTGGGTTGA